A region of Anopheles merus strain MAF chromosome 2R, AmerM5.1, whole genome shotgun sequence DNA encodes the following proteins:
- the LOC121603537 gene encoding homeobox protein prospero isoform X1, translating to MMSSEEDSDSFGLYVDKLLKNNPTNTVTISSNGSNSNSSNGSSSSNGNGSGNNSKRSRQRVDAGEPRNSYSSIPSFSSRPSFMSSGLYGAIFSQAQQQHFSGLFGPGGYGPAAASKMLNELLGRQVKQAQDATDQDTLSMLSAIEAAAASISSSVAGSIGNNGDCGLTAQDNSSGVLNGASGAVNPAKLGFESVTNLNNNNTNTNNNNTSACNNSGAGDNSGSAKAAKSGKSGSGCSGVTVPVSDVTMGSNRRSSSSSSTSSNSSTSSSSTSSSSNTSNSSNHNNAVANTNGENNGGGGGGTIGDSGAPKSSSSRNATTSSNNNNSGADGSCSNGLGGVIDLDGDSTTPPATSELAHHMLRNILQGKKDLMALDHELRATIQSNQSGQHAAGGRISPDNNNVIGSKNNNHSSSSGGGGAGNTIFDMGKLSENSLGAIVNGGELSDSSDVGACTPKAKSRGNNQNAKASHGAASDSAKCDDLLDGSADACRLSNGSGTVAVETINPKQEKSDVIDELVASLPEDDEVDETVPSPASSTGAGSNGGLIAKQELMDLDDCCLDDKERDERTPTPGSGIVPTSRAEPEALNMKRARVENIVSSMRASPAILSQPPVNGCKKRKLYHPQQHDNSAAERYAAAAAAGLNLGLTLQNFMLSSSAAAAAAAAAATNTATTTTPVTDPATTDDDEDLVETVTTPHIHQKRVEKDVLKSQLRSMQEQLAEMQQKYVQLCSRMEQQSDTTQEVVDDSSSSDIMEDDASAPDVSPEKPHHHHHHHHLSASSTPMKEVAAAGSKGQSNAAATAAAAAAAADASSMLQMMSKMMSAKLHNSLPNAAHPLQAGGFNGAHPFLQHMQQAAAAAVAMPHEPIGQQPPAPPAVAPQHSQQISNAAAMYQKLFLEQEARLVKAEQAERSLQASNQQLLQQQQQQQQQSQQQQQQAIMPQQPQQQQQQQQHQPDRNASNNSSQVMQSQVTMQHQPQPQAQNQTSQALLQSPVQHPQSQHPQQQQQQQHSPTHPQPSQQSCGLVQPVPANVTLPPLPPSQQQQHQPQPHPVVVQPPQQPLSPTHVPMHAMPQTNHAAAMGGHNMPAIPKGSSIPSDLTNRLNMMRSSASSVGPMSGTDLEGLADVLKTEITASLSNLVDSIVTRFVHQRRFLGKQSEAAAAAAEQLNKDLLMASQLLDRKSPRTKISQSDRSSIGGSQSGNAPMLSIPSLNNASQPVPMGPGGMSVGPPAGNGNCIQQQPTLANNVAGCGGARLNGNSFPPMPGMNAMHVPTAGPGVDPKGGQQQQQQQQQQQQQQQQQQQQQQQLSMNSIGMPPHVRPSPSTAMFQASKTPQNINSVAAAALYNSMNQALGGTPSQVNPFCLPPPEPREHNPEQNEALSLVVTPKKKRHKVTDTRITPRTVSRILAQDGIIPSSNQVQVDSQQSQQPQQQQQQPSQQQSQQQTQQQLPMGGATNCHGSSLGNGSNNSNSSSSNNNNNNSCSKNNNALSGQQQPQSQASTQQQQPTPGQQQQQQPQSQPPAQFSSQSSGGTVQPTGPTTPTECKAERAGFHGSASSMLPVSLPTSVAIPNPSLHESQVFSPYSPFFNPHGPHGGPHGPQPSQFHHMKVSSSPPGINGMLDPRDSPPLPHPPTMLHPALLAAHHGSSPDYGHIRASMDVNDRNSDCTSADIAYNGMEPTISFSNQSLLLEASIAANQSFTPVNSSTLTPMHLRKAKLMFFWVRYPSSAVLKMYFPDIKFNKNNTAQLVKWFSNFREFYYIQMEKYARQAVSEGMKNADDIHVSNDSEIYRVLNLHYNRNNHIEVPQNFRYVVEQTLREFFRAIQGGKDTEQSWKKSIYKIISRMDDPVPEYFKSPNFLEQLE from the exons ATGATGTCATCGGAGGAAGACTCTGATTCTTTCGGTTTGTACGTCGATAAGTTGCTAAAGAACAACCCTACCAACACAGTGACGATCAGCAGTAACGGCagtaacagcaacagcagcaacgggagcagcagcagcaacggcaacggcagcgGCAACAATAGCAAGCGCAGCAGACAGCGCGTAGACGCGGGCGAGCCAAGAAACAGCTACTCCTCGATACCCAGCTTCAGTTCGCGGCCGTCCTTCATGAGCAGCGGTCTATACGGGGCTATTTTTAGCCaggcgcagcagcaacatttcAGCGGACTATTCGGTCCCGGCGGTTACGGACCGGCGGCCGCCAGCAAGATGCTCAACGAACTGCTCGGCAGGCAAGTGAAGCAGGCCCAGGACGCGACCGATCAGGATACGCTGAGCATGCTGTCGGCGATCGAGGCTGCCGCggccagcatcagcagcagtgtgGCCGGCAGCATCGGCAACAACGGCGACTGCGGGCTCACCGCCCAGGACAACAGTAGTGGTGTGTTGAACGGTGCCAGTGGTGCGGTCAATCCCGCCAAGCTCGGGTTCGAAAGTGTGACGAATCTGAATAACAACAATACTAACACGAACAATAACAATACGAGCGCGTGCAACAATTCTGGCGCCGGTGATAATAGCGGCAGTGCGAAGGCTGCCAAGAGCGGCAAGAGTGGTAGTGGTTGTAGTGGTGTAACTGTGCCGGTGTCGGATGTGACGATGGGCTCGAACCGGCGTAGTAGCAGCTCAAGCAGTacgagcagcaacagcagtaccagcagcagcagcactagcagcagcagcaacactagcaacagcagcaatcaCAATAATGCTGTTGCGAACACTAATGGTGAAAACAacggaggtggtggtggcggtacGATCGGTGACAGTGGTGCGCCCAAGTCATCGAGCAGTAGGAACGCAactaccagcagcaacaacaacaacagtgggGCGGACGGTTCTTGCAGTAATGGCCTCGGTGGTGTTATAGACCTTGACGGTGACTCTACAACACCACCCGCCACGAGCGAGCTGGCCCACCACATGTTGCGCAACATCCTGCAGGGCAAGAAGGACCTGATGGCTCTCGATCACGAGCTGCGCGCGACGATCCAGAGCAACCAGAGTGGCCAGCATGCCGCCGGCGGTCGGATATCGCCCGACAACAACAATGTGATCGGTAGCAAGAACAacaaccacagcagcagcagcggcggtggcggcgccGGAAACACGATCTTCGACATGGGTAAGCTCAGTGAGAACAGCCTCGGCGCGATCGTGAACGGCGGCGAGCTGAGTGATTCGAGTGATGTGGGCGCGTGCACACCCAAGGCCAAGAGCCGGGGCAATAATCAAAATGCGAAAGCGAGCCACGGTGCAGCTAGTGATAGTGCGAAATGTGATGATTTGCTGGACGGGTCGGCGGACGCGTGCCGCCTGTCGAACGGCAGTGGTACGGTGGCGGTGGAAACGATCAACCCGAAGCAGGAGAAGAGCGACGTGATCGACGAGCTGGTGGCGTCCCTGCCTGAGGACGACGAGGTGGACGAAACCGTACCGTCGCCGGCGTCCTCGACCGGGGCCGGCAGTAACGGGGGGCTCATTGCGAAGCAAGAGCTGATGGACCTGGACGACTGCTGCCTGGACGATAAGGAGCGGGACGAGCGGACGCCCACGCCCGGCAGCGGCATCGTGCCGACGAGCCGGGCCGAACCAGAAGCGCTCAACATGAAGCGGGCCCGGGTGGAAAACATCGTGTCGTCGATGCGCGCCAGCCCGGCGATTCTGTCCCAGCCGCCGGTGAACGGATGCAAGAAGCGCAAGCTGTACCACCCCCAGCAGCACGACAACAGTGCGGCGGAGCGGTacgcggcggcggcagcggccggCCTGAACCTAGGCCTAACGCTGCAGAACTTCATGCTCAGCAGCAgcgcagcggcagcggcggcggctgcggcggcgACCAATACGGCCACCACGACGACGCCCGTCACCGATCCGGCCAcgaccgacgacgacgaggacctAGTCGAGACGGTCACGACGCCCCACATCCACCAGAAGCGGGTGGAGAAGGACGTACTTAAGTCGCAGCTGCGCTCGATGCAGGAGCAGCTTGCGGAGATGCAGCAGAAGTATGTGCAATTGTGCTCGCGCATGGAGCAGCAGTCCGACACGACGCAGGAGGTCGTGGACGACAGCTCGTCGAGCGACATCATGGAAGATGATGCGAGCGCGCCCGACGTGTCGCCCGAAAagccccaccaccaccaccaccaccaccatctgtCCGCGTCCAGCACGCCGATGAAGGAGGTGGCGGCGGCCGGATCGAAGGGTCAGTCGAATGCGGCAGccacggcggcggcggcggcagcagccgcCGATGCCTCCAGCATGCTGCAGATGATGAGCAAGATGATGTCGGCCAAGCTGCACAACTCGCTGCCCAATGCGGCCCACCCGCTGCAGGCGGGCGGCTTCAACGGGGCGCACCCGTTCCTGCAGCACATGCAGCAGGCGGCGGCCGCGGCCGTTGCGATGCCGCACGAGCCGATCGGGCAGCAGCCACCAGCGCCACCGGCCGTGGCGCCCCAGCACAGCCAGCAGATCAGCAATGCGGCGGCGATGTACCAGAAGCTGTTTCTCGAGCAGGAAGCGAGGCTAGTAAAGGCGGAACAAGCGGAACGGAGCCTGCAGGCTTCGAACCAGCAGCttctgcaacagcagcagcaacaacaacagcaatcgcagcagcagcagcagcaggcaatcATGCCACAGCAgccccaacagcagcagcagcagcaacaacatcagccCGATCGGAACGCCAGCAATAACTCGTCACAGGTAATGCAATCGCAGGTAACTATGCAGCACCAGCCGCAACCTCAAGCACAAAATCAAACTTCCCAGGCACTGCTACAATCGCCTGTTCAACATCCGCAGAGTCAAcacccgcagcagcagcagcagcagcaacattcgCCGACGCATCCGCAGCCGTCCCAGCAGTCCTGTGGGCTGGTGCAACCCGTGCCGGCAAACGTAACGCTACCGCCGCTCCCGCCGagtcagcagcaacagcaccaaccTCAACCGCATCCGGTCGTCGTGCAGCCGCCACAGCAACCGCTGTCGCCGACGCACGTCCCGATGCACGCGATGCCCCAGACCAACCATGCAGCGGCGATGGGTGGCCACAACATGCCGGCGATACCGAAGGGATCGTCCATTCCGTCCGACTTGACGAACCGGCTGAACATGATGCGCTCGAGCGCCAGCTCGGTCGGTCCCATGTCCGGCACGGATCTCGAGGGACTGGCGGACGTGCTCAAGACGGAGATCACGGCGTCGCTGTCCAACCTGGTCGACTCGATCGTGACGCGGTTCGTGCACCAGCGCCGATTTCTCGGCAAGCAATCGGAGGCGGCAGCCGCGGCGGCAGAACAGCTGAACAAGGATCTGCTGATGGCGTCGCAGCTGCTGGACCGCAAGTCGCCCCGCACCAAGATCAGTCAGTCGGACCGGAGCAGCATCGGTGGCAGTCAATCAGGTAACGCACCTATGCTAAGTATACCTAGTCTTAACAACGCGTCCCAGCCCGTTCCGATGGGTCCGGGCGGTATGTCCGTAGGACCGCCCGCGGGCAATGGTAACtgcatccagcagcagccaacgTTGGCAAACAACGTGGCCGGCTGTGGTGGAGCGCGGCTAAACGGGAACTCGTTTCCCCCGATGCCGGGCATGAACGCGATGCACGTCCCGACTGCGGGACCGGGAGTTGATCCCAAGggtggccagcagcagcagcagcagcagcagcagcaacagcagcaacagcaacagcaacagcaacagcagcaacagctcaGTATGAACTCGATCGGCATGCCTCCTCATGTACGTCCTTCTCCTTCTACAGCCATGTTCCAAGCGTCGAAAACGCCCCAGAACATCAACTCGGTTGCGGCCGCCGCGCTCTACAACTCGATGAACCAGGCCCTCGGAGGGACGCCCAGCCAGGTGAATCCGTTCTGCCTGCCGCCGCCGGAACCGCGCGAGCACAATCCCGAGCAGAACGAGGCCCTCAGCCTGGTGGTGACGCCGAAAAAGAAGCGGCACAAGGTGACCGACACCCGCATTACGCCGCGAACAGTGAGTAGAATTCTAGCGCAGGATGGCATTATTCCGTCCTCGAATCAGGTGCAGGTTGACTCACAACAATCTCaacaaccgcagcagcagcagcagcagccatcaCAACAGCAATCGCAGCAGcaaacgcagcagcagcttccgaTGGGTGGAGCAACCAACTGCCATGGGAGCAGTCTGGGGaacggcagcaacaacagtaatagcagcagcagcaacaacaacaacaacaacagctgcagcaaaaacaataacGCACTGAGCGGGCAGCAACAGCCTCAGTCGCAGGCAtcaacgcagcagcagcagccaaccccaggccagcagcagcagcagcaaccacaatCGCAGCCGCCCGCCCAGTTTAGCAGCCAGTCGTCCGGTGGCACAGTCCAGCCGACCGGGCCGACCACCCCGACGGAGTGCAAGGCGGAGCGGGCCGGGTTCCACGGTTCCGCCTCGTCGATGCTGCCCGTCTCACTGCCTACCTCGGTTGCGATTCCGAACCCATCGCTGCACGAGTCGCAAGTCTTTTCGCCCTACAGCCCCTTCTTCAATCCGCACGGTCCGCACGGTGGCCCGCACGGGCCTCAGCCGTCCCAGTTTCACCACATGAAGGTGTCGTCCAGCCCGCCCGGCATCAACGGCATGTTGGACCCACGCGATTCCCCTCCCCTACCCCACCCGCCGACGATGCTGCATCCGGCCCTGCTGGCGGCCCACCACGGCAGCTCGCCGGACTACGGACATATCAGAGCATCGATGGATGTCAACGATCGCAACTCGGACTGTACCTCCGCCGACATCGCCTACAACGGGATGGAGCCTACTATATCCTTTTCAAATCAATCACTTCTGCTTGAAGCTTCCATTGCAGC TAATCAATCCTTTACTCCGGTGAACTCGTCAACTTTGACTCCGATGCACCTGCGCAAGGCGAAGCTGATGTTCTTCTGGGTGCGGTACCCAAGCTCTGCCGTGCTGAAGATGTACTTCCCGGACATCAAGTTCAACAAGAACAACACCGCCCAGCTGGTCAAGTGGTTCTCCAACTTCAG
- the LOC121603537 gene encoding homeobox protein prospero isoform X3: protein MMSSEEDSDSFGLYVDKLLKNNPTNTVTISSNGSNSNSSNGSSSSNGNGSGNNSKRSRQRVDAGEPRNSYSSIPSFSSRPSFMSSGLYGAIFSQAQQQHFSGLFGPGGYGPAAASKMLNELLGRQVKQAQDATDQDTLSMLSAIEAAAASISSSVAGSIGNNGDCGLTAQDNSSGVLNGASGAVNPAKLGFESVTNLNNNNTNTNNNNTSACNNSGAGDNSGSAKAAKSGKSGSGCSGVTVPVSDVTMGSNRRSSSSSSTSSNSSTSSSSTSSSSNTSNSSNHNNAVANTNGENNGGGGGGTIGDSGAPKSSSSRNATTSSNNNNSGADGSCSNGLGGVIDLDGDSTTPPATSELAHHMLRNILQGKKDLMALDHELRATIQSNQSGQHAAGGRISPDNNNVIGSKNNNHSSSSGGGGAGNTIFDMGKLSENSLGAIVNGGELSDSSDVGACTPKAKSRGNNQNAKASHGAASDSAKCDDLLDGSADACRLSNGSGTVAVETINPKQEKSDVIDELVASLPEDDEVDETVPSPASSTGAGSNGGLIAKQELMDLDDCCLDDKERDERTPTPGSGIVPTSRAEPEALNMKRARVENIVSSMRASPAILSQPPVNGCKKRKLYHPQQHDNSAAERYAAAAAAGLNLGLTLQNFMLSSSAAAAAAAAAATNTATTTTPVTDPATTDDDEDLVETVTTPHIHQKRVEKDVLKSQLRSMQEQLAEMQQKYVQLCSRMEQQSDTTQEVVDDSSSSDIMEDDASAPDVSPEKPHHHHHHHHLSASSTPMKEVAAAGSKGQSNAAATAAAAAAAADASSMLQMMSKMMSAKLHNSLPNAAHPLQAGGFNGAHPFLQHMQQAAAAAVAMPHEPIGQQPPAPPAVAPQHSQQISNAAAMYQKLFLEQEARLVKAEQAERSLQASNQQLLQQQQQQQQQSQQQQQQAIMPQQPQQQQQQQQHQPDRNASNNSSQVMQSQVTMQHQPQPQAQNQTSQALLQSPVQHPQSQHPQQQQQQQHSPTHPQPSQQSCGLVQPVPANVTLPPLPPSQQQQHQPQPHPVVVQPPQQPLSPTHVPMHAMPQTNHAAAMGGHNMPAIPKGSSIPSDLTNRLNMMRSSASSVGPMSGTDLEGLADVLKTEITASLSNLVDSIVTRFVHQRRFLGKQSEAAAAAAEQLNKDLLMASQLLDRKSPRTKISQSDRSSIGGSQSGNAPMLSIPSLNNASQPVPMGPGGMSVGPPAGNGNCIQQQPTLANNVAGCGGARLNGNSFPPMPGMNAMHVPTAGPGVDPKGGQQQQQQQQQQQQQQQQQQQQQQQLSMNSIGMPPHVRPSPSTAMFQASKTPQNINSVAAAALYNSMNQALGGTPSQVNPFCLPPPEPREHNPEQNEALSLVVTPKKKRHKVTDTRITPRTQQQQQPSQQQSQQQTQQQLPMGGATNCHGSSLGNGSNNSNSSSSNNNNNNSCSKNNNALSGQQQPQSQASTQQQQPTPGQQQQQQPQSQPPAQFSSQSSGGTVQPTGPTTPTECKAERAGFHGSASSMLPVSLPTSVAIPNPSLHESQVFSPYSPFFNPHGPHGGPHGPQPSQFHHMKVSSSPPGINGMLDPRDSPPLPHPPTMLHPALLAAHHGSSPDYGHIRASMDVNDRNSDCTSADIAYNGMEPTISFSNQSLLLEASIAANQSFTPVNSSTLTPMHLRKAKLMFFWVRYPSSAVLKMYFPDIKFNKNNTAQLVKWFSNFREFYYIQMEKYARQAVSEGMKNADDIHVSNDSEIYRVLNLHYNRNNHIEVPQNFRYVVEQTLREFFRAIQGGKDTEQSWKKSIYKIISRMDDPVPEYFKSPNFLEQLE from the exons ATGATGTCATCGGAGGAAGACTCTGATTCTTTCGGTTTGTACGTCGATAAGTTGCTAAAGAACAACCCTACCAACACAGTGACGATCAGCAGTAACGGCagtaacagcaacagcagcaacgggagcagcagcagcaacggcaacggcagcgGCAACAATAGCAAGCGCAGCAGACAGCGCGTAGACGCGGGCGAGCCAAGAAACAGCTACTCCTCGATACCCAGCTTCAGTTCGCGGCCGTCCTTCATGAGCAGCGGTCTATACGGGGCTATTTTTAGCCaggcgcagcagcaacatttcAGCGGACTATTCGGTCCCGGCGGTTACGGACCGGCGGCCGCCAGCAAGATGCTCAACGAACTGCTCGGCAGGCAAGTGAAGCAGGCCCAGGACGCGACCGATCAGGATACGCTGAGCATGCTGTCGGCGATCGAGGCTGCCGCggccagcatcagcagcagtgtgGCCGGCAGCATCGGCAACAACGGCGACTGCGGGCTCACCGCCCAGGACAACAGTAGTGGTGTGTTGAACGGTGCCAGTGGTGCGGTCAATCCCGCCAAGCTCGGGTTCGAAAGTGTGACGAATCTGAATAACAACAATACTAACACGAACAATAACAATACGAGCGCGTGCAACAATTCTGGCGCCGGTGATAATAGCGGCAGTGCGAAGGCTGCCAAGAGCGGCAAGAGTGGTAGTGGTTGTAGTGGTGTAACTGTGCCGGTGTCGGATGTGACGATGGGCTCGAACCGGCGTAGTAGCAGCTCAAGCAGTacgagcagcaacagcagtaccagcagcagcagcactagcagcagcagcaacactagcaacagcagcaatcaCAATAATGCTGTTGCGAACACTAATGGTGAAAACAacggaggtggtggtggcggtacGATCGGTGACAGTGGTGCGCCCAAGTCATCGAGCAGTAGGAACGCAactaccagcagcaacaacaacaacagtgggGCGGACGGTTCTTGCAGTAATGGCCTCGGTGGTGTTATAGACCTTGACGGTGACTCTACAACACCACCCGCCACGAGCGAGCTGGCCCACCACATGTTGCGCAACATCCTGCAGGGCAAGAAGGACCTGATGGCTCTCGATCACGAGCTGCGCGCGACGATCCAGAGCAACCAGAGTGGCCAGCATGCCGCCGGCGGTCGGATATCGCCCGACAACAACAATGTGATCGGTAGCAAGAACAacaaccacagcagcagcagcggcggtggcggcgccGGAAACACGATCTTCGACATGGGTAAGCTCAGTGAGAACAGCCTCGGCGCGATCGTGAACGGCGGCGAGCTGAGTGATTCGAGTGATGTGGGCGCGTGCACACCCAAGGCCAAGAGCCGGGGCAATAATCAAAATGCGAAAGCGAGCCACGGTGCAGCTAGTGATAGTGCGAAATGTGATGATTTGCTGGACGGGTCGGCGGACGCGTGCCGCCTGTCGAACGGCAGTGGTACGGTGGCGGTGGAAACGATCAACCCGAAGCAGGAGAAGAGCGACGTGATCGACGAGCTGGTGGCGTCCCTGCCTGAGGACGACGAGGTGGACGAAACCGTACCGTCGCCGGCGTCCTCGACCGGGGCCGGCAGTAACGGGGGGCTCATTGCGAAGCAAGAGCTGATGGACCTGGACGACTGCTGCCTGGACGATAAGGAGCGGGACGAGCGGACGCCCACGCCCGGCAGCGGCATCGTGCCGACGAGCCGGGCCGAACCAGAAGCGCTCAACATGAAGCGGGCCCGGGTGGAAAACATCGTGTCGTCGATGCGCGCCAGCCCGGCGATTCTGTCCCAGCCGCCGGTGAACGGATGCAAGAAGCGCAAGCTGTACCACCCCCAGCAGCACGACAACAGTGCGGCGGAGCGGTacgcggcggcggcagcggccggCCTGAACCTAGGCCTAACGCTGCAGAACTTCATGCTCAGCAGCAgcgcagcggcagcggcggcggctgcggcggcgACCAATACGGCCACCACGACGACGCCCGTCACCGATCCGGCCAcgaccgacgacgacgaggacctAGTCGAGACGGTCACGACGCCCCACATCCACCAGAAGCGGGTGGAGAAGGACGTACTTAAGTCGCAGCTGCGCTCGATGCAGGAGCAGCTTGCGGAGATGCAGCAGAAGTATGTGCAATTGTGCTCGCGCATGGAGCAGCAGTCCGACACGACGCAGGAGGTCGTGGACGACAGCTCGTCGAGCGACATCATGGAAGATGATGCGAGCGCGCCCGACGTGTCGCCCGAAAagccccaccaccaccaccaccaccaccatctgtCCGCGTCCAGCACGCCGATGAAGGAGGTGGCGGCGGCCGGATCGAAGGGTCAGTCGAATGCGGCAGccacggcggcggcggcggcagcagccgcCGATGCCTCCAGCATGCTGCAGATGATGAGCAAGATGATGTCGGCCAAGCTGCACAACTCGCTGCCCAATGCGGCCCACCCGCTGCAGGCGGGCGGCTTCAACGGGGCGCACCCGTTCCTGCAGCACATGCAGCAGGCGGCGGCCGCGGCCGTTGCGATGCCGCACGAGCCGATCGGGCAGCAGCCACCAGCGCCACCGGCCGTGGCGCCCCAGCACAGCCAGCAGATCAGCAATGCGGCGGCGATGTACCAGAAGCTGTTTCTCGAGCAGGAAGCGAGGCTAGTAAAGGCGGAACAAGCGGAACGGAGCCTGCAGGCTTCGAACCAGCAGCttctgcaacagcagcagcaacaacaacagcaatcgcagcagcagcagcagcaggcaatcATGCCACAGCAgccccaacagcagcagcagcagcaacaacatcagccCGATCGGAACGCCAGCAATAACTCGTCACAGGTAATGCAATCGCAGGTAACTATGCAGCACCAGCCGCAACCTCAAGCACAAAATCAAACTTCCCAGGCACTGCTACAATCGCCTGTTCAACATCCGCAGAGTCAAcacccgcagcagcagcagcagcagcaacattcgCCGACGCATCCGCAGCCGTCCCAGCAGTCCTGTGGGCTGGTGCAACCCGTGCCGGCAAACGTAACGCTACCGCCGCTCCCGCCGagtcagcagcaacagcaccaaccTCAACCGCATCCGGTCGTCGTGCAGCCGCCACAGCAACCGCTGTCGCCGACGCACGTCCCGATGCACGCGATGCCCCAGACCAACCATGCAGCGGCGATGGGTGGCCACAACATGCCGGCGATACCGAAGGGATCGTCCATTCCGTCCGACTTGACGAACCGGCTGAACATGATGCGCTCGAGCGCCAGCTCGGTCGGTCCCATGTCCGGCACGGATCTCGAGGGACTGGCGGACGTGCTCAAGACGGAGATCACGGCGTCGCTGTCCAACCTGGTCGACTCGATCGTGACGCGGTTCGTGCACCAGCGCCGATTTCTCGGCAAGCAATCGGAGGCGGCAGCCGCGGCGGCAGAACAGCTGAACAAGGATCTGCTGATGGCGTCGCAGCTGCTGGACCGCAAGTCGCCCCGCACCAAGATCAGTCAGTCGGACCGGAGCAGCATCGGTGGCAGTCAATCAGGTAACGCACCTATGCTAAGTATACCTAGTCTTAACAACGCGTCCCAGCCCGTTCCGATGGGTCCGGGCGGTATGTCCGTAGGACCGCCCGCGGGCAATGGTAACtgcatccagcagcagccaacgTTGGCAAACAACGTGGCCGGCTGTGGTGGAGCGCGGCTAAACGGGAACTCGTTTCCCCCGATGCCGGGCATGAACGCGATGCACGTCCCGACTGCGGGACCGGGAGTTGATCCCAAGggtggccagcagcagcagcagcagcagcagcagcaacagcagcaacagcaacagcaacagcaacagcagcaacagctcaGTATGAACTCGATCGGCATGCCTCCTCATGTACGTCCTTCTCCTTCTACAGCCATGTTCCAAGCGTCGAAAACGCCCCAGAACATCAACTCGGTTGCGGCCGCCGCGCTCTACAACTCGATGAACCAGGCCCTCGGAGGGACGCCCAGCCAGGTGAATCCGTTCTGCCTGCCGCCGCCGGAACCGCGCGAGCACAATCCCGAGCAGAACGAGGCCCTCAGCCTGGTGGTGACGCCGAAAAAGAAGCGGCACAAGGTGACCGACACCCGCATTACGCCGCGAACA cagcagcagcagcagccatcaCAACAGCAATCGCAGCAGcaaacgcagcagcagcttccgaTGGGTGGAGCAACCAACTGCCATGGGAGCAGTCTGGGGaacggcagcaacaacagtaatagcagcagcagcaacaacaacaacaacaacagctgcagcaaaaacaataacGCACTGAGCGGGCAGCAACAGCCTCAGTCGCAGGCAtcaacgcagcagcagcagccaaccccaggccagcagcagcagcagcaaccacaatCGCAGCCGCCCGCCCAGTTTAGCAGCCAGTCGTCCGGTGGCACAGTCCAGCCGACCGGGCCGACCACCCCGACGGAGTGCAAGGCGGAGCGGGCCGGGTTCCACGGTTCCGCCTCGTCGATGCTGCCCGTCTCACTGCCTACCTCGGTTGCGATTCCGAACCCATCGCTGCACGAGTCGCAAGTCTTTTCGCCCTACAGCCCCTTCTTCAATCCGCACGGTCCGCACGGTGGCCCGCACGGGCCTCAGCCGTCCCAGTTTCACCACATGAAGGTGTCGTCCAGCCCGCCCGGCATCAACGGCATGTTGGACCCACGCGATTCCCCTCCCCTACCCCACCCGCCGACGATGCTGCATCCGGCCCTGCTGGCGGCCCACCACGGCAGCTCGCCGGACTACGGACATATCAGAGCATCGATGGATGTCAACGATCGCAACTCGGACTGTACCTCCGCCGACATCGCCTACAACGGGATGGAGCCTACTATATCCTTTTCAAATCAATCACTTCTGCTTGAAGCTTCCATTGCAGC TAATCAATCCTTTACTCCGGTGAACTCGTCAACTTTGACTCCGATGCACCTGCGCAAGGCGAAGCTGATGTTCTTCTGGGTGCGGTACCCAAGCTCTGCCGTGCTGAAGATGTACTTCCCGGACATCAAGTTCAACAAGAACAACACCGCCCAGCTGGTCAAGTGGTTCTCCAACTTCAG